The Dissulfurirhabdus thermomarina DNA window GGGGCGGTGAGATCGTCGGCGAGGGCTGGCACCGCCGGGCGGGGACCCCCCATGCCGAGGTCCATGCCCTGCGGGCGGCGGGGGAGCGGGCCCGGGGGGCCGAACTCTACGTGACCCTCGAACCCTGCCACCACGAGGGCCGGACCCCGCCCTGCACCCGGGCGGTCCTCGCGGCCGGCGTGCGCCGCGTGGTGGCCGGGACGCGGGATCCGAACCCCCGGGTCCCGGGCGGCGGGGCGGCCTTTCTCGCCTCCCGGGGGGTGGAGGTCCGGGTGGGCTGCCTCGAGGCGGAGTGCCGCCGCCTGGTGGCGCCCTTCGCCAAGCAGCTCCACACGGGGCTGCCCTGGGTGCTGGCCAAGGCGGCCTGCAGCCTCGACGGCCGGATCGCCACCCGAACGGGTGATGCCCGCTGGATCACCAACGAACGGGCCCGCCGCTACGGCCACGGCCTCCGGAACGCGGCCGACGCCATCCTGGTGGGCCGGGGGACCGTGGCGGCCGACGACCCGCAGCTCACCTGCCGCCTCGCCCGCGGCGGGCGCGACCCGGTTCGGGTCGTCCTGGACAGCACGTTGGCCCTGTCCCCCGATCGGCGGATCTTCCATGTGGCCTCGCCCGCGCCCACCCTGGTGTTCGGGGCGGCGGGGCGGGCGCCGGACCACCGGCGCGAGGCCCTCGAGGCGGCGGGGGTCGAGGTCCACCTGGTGCCCGCCGGGCGGGACGGGCGGGTGGAGCTTGCCGCCGTCCTGGCCGAGCTGACCGGGCGGGGGGTCCAAGTGCTCCTGGTGGAGGGCGGCGGCGGGGTCCACGGGGCCTTCTGGGACGCGGGCCTGGTGGACGAGGCCTGTTTCTTCTACGCCCCGGTGGTGATCGGCGGCGAGGGGGCGCGGTCCGCCGTGGCCGGCCGGGGGGCCGAGAGCGTCTCGGCGGCGGCCCGGCTCCACGATGTGGAGCTCCGCCGCCTCGGCGACAACTGGATGGTCCGCGGCCTGGTCCGGGATGTCGACCGGTTCTGGCC harbors:
- the ribD gene encoding bifunctional diaminohydroxyphosphoribosylaminopyrimidine deaminase/5-amino-6-(5-phosphoribosylamino)uracil reductase RibD, producing the protein MGSEDRDARFMRRALRLARKGLGRTAPNPPVGAVVVRGGEIVGEGWHRRAGTPHAEVHALRAAGERARGAELYVTLEPCHHEGRTPPCTRAVLAAGVRRVVAGTRDPNPRVPGGGAAFLASRGVEVRVGCLEAECRRLVAPFAKQLHTGLPWVLAKAACSLDGRIATRTGDARWITNERARRYGHGLRNAADAILVGRGTVAADDPQLTCRLARGGRDPVRVVLDSTLALSPDRRIFHVASPAPTLVFGAAGRAPDHRREALEAAGVEVHLVPAGRDGRVELAAVLAELTGRGVQVLLVEGGGGVHGAFWDAGLVDEACFFYAPVVIGGEGARSAVAGRGAESVSAAARLHDVELRRLGDNWMVRGLVRDVDRFWPAG